From the genome of Candidatus Hydrogenedentota bacterium:
ATGCTCGGCGTGCGGCGCGAGAACATCATCCTTTGTGACAGCCAGGGTGTCGTCTACAAGGGACGTACCAGCGGCATGAATCCGTACAAGGAAGCGTTTGCGTCGGATACGGACGCGCGCACGTTAGAGGATGCGTTCCGTGGCGCGGACGTGTTCGCCGGTCTCTCGAAGGCGAACCAGGTTACACAGGACATGGTGCGGTCTATGGCGGAGGATCCGATTCTGTTCGCGATGGCCAACCCCGACCCGGAGATCACGTATGAGGAGGCCACGGAAGCGCGCAGCGACTTGATCATGGCGACGGGCCGCAGCGACTATCCGAATCAAATCAACAATGTGCTTGGGTTCCCCTTCATTTTCCGTGGAGCGCTGGACGTGCGGGCGCGCGCCATCAACGACGAAATGAAGATCGCCGCCGCGCGCGCGTTGGCGGAGCTTGCGAAGGAACCCGTGCCGTACCAAGTGATGAAGGCGTATCGGGTAGACCGTCTGCAGTTTGGGCGCAACTACATCATCCCGAAGCCTTTCGATCCGCGCGTGCTCCTGTGGGAAGCCGCGGCGGTGGCTGAAGCCGCGATGTTGAGCGGCGTTGCCGGTCAGGTCATCGATATCGATGAATACCGTGAACGACTGGAGGCAAGACTGGGACTGGCCCGCAAGGTGATGCGCGTCGTGATTAACAAAGCACGCAAGCAGCCCAAGCGCATTGTGTTCCCCGAGGGCGATCATCCTCCTATCTTGAAGGCGTGCGAGGCCATTCTCGACGAAGGAATTGCGCATCCGATTTTGTTGGGGTCTAAGACACGCATTTCGAGCCTTTGCGCGGAACTGGGTCTGAATCTTCAGGGTGTGGACATCATCGATCCGAAGGAGACAGACCGACACGACCATTACGAACAAGAGTTCTATGCGATGCGTCAGCGCAAGGGCGTTACGATGCAGCGGGCGCACGAACTCATGCTTATGCGGAATTACTTCGGAGCGATGATGGTCCATCTGGGCGAGGCCGACGGTTTGGTGTCCGGTTTGACCAGCAGCTATGCGGACACCGTGCGTCCCGCGTTGGAAGTGATCGGGCCGAGGCCTGGCGTGAAGCGCGTGGCGGCGATGAGCATCATCGCGACGAAGGAACGGTTGTACTTCTTTGCCGATGTCACGATGAACGTGATGCCGACCGCGGATGAACTGGCGGACATCGCCATTTTGTGCGCGAAGGAAGCGCGCCGCTTCGACGTCGAACCGAGGATCGCAATGATCTCGTTCAGCAATTTTGGCGGCGCGCGCTATGATGAGTCGGAGAAGATGCGTATTGCGGCAGAATTGGTGCGTGGACGCGACCCCAGCCTAATGGTGGACGGCGAGATGCAGGCGGATACGGCGGTAACGCCGAGCATTCTTGAGGAGAAGTTTCCGTTCAGCCGCCTTAAGAATGGCGCGAATGTGTTGATCTTCCCGAGTTTGTCCTCGGCCAACGCGGCCTACAAACTCGTTCAACGGCTTGGGAATGCAGAAGTCATCGCGCCGGTATTGCTGGGTATGAGAAAGCCGGTTCAGATTCTGCAATACGGCGGGTTCAATGAAATCGATGCCATAAACATGGCCGCGATTTCAGCAGTCGAGGCGCAAGGCAGCGATGCGTAACGGTCGCACAGCCATAAACGGAACTTGTTTGCGCGCGCCCGGTCTTGATGCTCTCGCAGGCTCATG
Proteins encoded in this window:
- a CDS encoding NADP-dependent malic enzyme; translated protein: MMLRDDALEYHSRGRAGKIEVVSTKPCQTQRDLSLAYTPGVAKPCLAIQENPDDAYRYTSKGNLVAVVSNGTAVLGLGDIGALAGKPVMEGKGVLFKRFADIDVFDIELNSHDPDEIIRAVKLMEPTFGGINLEDIKAPECFYIEERLKAEMGIPVFHDDQHGTAIISGAGLLNALEIVGKRIQDVKVVFCGAGAAGIACANFYIMLGVRRENIILCDSQGVVYKGRTSGMNPYKEAFASDTDARTLEDAFRGADVFAGLSKANQVTQDMVRSMAEDPILFAMANPDPEITYEEATEARSDLIMATGRSDYPNQINNVLGFPFIFRGALDVRARAINDEMKIAAARALAELAKEPVPYQVMKAYRVDRLQFGRNYIIPKPFDPRVLLWEAAAVAEAAMLSGVAGQVIDIDEYRERLEARLGLARKVMRVVINKARKQPKRIVFPEGDHPPILKACEAILDEGIAHPILLGSKTRISSLCAELGLNLQGVDIIDPKETDRHDHYEQEFYAMRQRKGVTMQRAHELMLMRNYFGAMMVHLGEADGLVSGLTSSYADTVRPALEVIGPRPGVKRVAAMSIIATKERLYFFADVTMNVMPTADELADIAILCAKEARRFDVEPRIAMISFSNFGGARYDESEKMRIAAELVRGRDPSLMVDGEMQADTAVTPSILEEKFPFSRLKNGANVLIFPSLSSANAAYKLVQRLGNAEVIAPVLLGMRKPVQILQYGGFNEIDAINMAAISAVEAQGSDA